One window of Gavia stellata isolate bGavSte3 chromosome Z, bGavSte3.hap2, whole genome shotgun sequence genomic DNA carries:
- the CDO1 gene encoding cysteine dioxygenase type 1 isoform X2: protein MMEQPAMMEQPVQTETWKARSLEELVRILHRIFAEDKVSVEEVQALMESYESNPEEWLQYAKFDQYRYTRNLVDNGNGKFNLMILCWGEGHGSSIHDHTDSHCFMKILQGNLKETLFEWPEKKGNGEMIKKSERVLRENQCAYINDSIGLHRVENISHTESAVSLHLYSPPFDSCNTFDQRTGHKHKVKMTFYSQFGERTLCATAVPQENN, encoded by the exons ATGATGGAGCAGCCGGCGATGATGGAGCAGCCGGTGCAGACGGAGACGTGGAAAGCGCGGAGCCTGGAGGAGCTGGTCCGCATCCTCCATCGGATATTCGCCGAGGACAAAGTCAGCGTGGAGGAAGTGCAAGCGCTGATGGAGTCCTACGAGAGCAACCCCGAGGAGTGGCTGCAGTACGCCAAATTCGACCAGTACAG GTATACGAGAAATCTTGTGGACAATGGAAATGGAAAGTTCAACTTGATGATCTTGTGCTGGGGTGAAGGGCATGGCAG cAGCATCCATGATCACACTGATTCACACTGCTTTATGAAGATCCTCCAGGGAAATCTAAAGGAGACCCTGTTTGAATGGCCTGAGAAAAAAGGGAATGGTGAAATGATTAAGAAATCAGAACGAGTTTTGAGGGAAAATCAGTGTGCCTACATTAATG ACTCCATTGGCCTGCACCGTGTGGAGAACATAAGCCACACAGAGTCTGCTGTTAGCCTGCATTTGTACAGCCCGCCGTTCGACAGTTGTAACACCTTTGATCAGAGGACTGGACACAAGCACAAAGTCAAGATGACCTTCTACAGCCAGTTTGGAGAAAGGACTCTCTGC GCAACAGCAGTGCCGCAGGAGAACAACTGA
- the CDO1 gene encoding cysteine dioxygenase type 1 isoform X3 has protein sequence MMEQPAMMEQPVQTETWKARSLEELVRILHRIFAEDKVSVEEVQALMESYESNPEEWLQYAKFDQYRYTRNLVDNGNGKFNLMILCWGEGHGSIHDHTDSHCFMKILQGNLKETLFEWPEKKGNGEMIKKSERVLRENQCAYINDSIGLHRVENISHTESAVSLHLYSPPFDSCNTFDQRTGHKHKVKMTFYSQFGERTLCATAVPQENN, from the exons ATGATGGAGCAGCCGGCGATGATGGAGCAGCCGGTGCAGACGGAGACGTGGAAAGCGCGGAGCCTGGAGGAGCTGGTCCGCATCCTCCATCGGATATTCGCCGAGGACAAAGTCAGCGTGGAGGAAGTGCAAGCGCTGATGGAGTCCTACGAGAGCAACCCCGAGGAGTGGCTGCAGTACGCCAAATTCGACCAGTACAG GTATACGAGAAATCTTGTGGACAATGGAAATGGAAAGTTCAACTTGATGATCTTGTGCTGGGGTGAAGGGCATGGCAG CATCCATGATCACACTGATTCACACTGCTTTATGAAGATCCTCCAGGGAAATCTAAAGGAGACCCTGTTTGAATGGCCTGAGAAAAAAGGGAATGGTGAAATGATTAAGAAATCAGAACGAGTTTTGAGGGAAAATCAGTGTGCCTACATTAATG ACTCCATTGGCCTGCACCGTGTGGAGAACATAAGCCACACAGAGTCTGCTGTTAGCCTGCATTTGTACAGCCCGCCGTTCGACAGTTGTAACACCTTTGATCAGAGGACTGGACACAAGCACAAAGTCAAGATGACCTTCTACAGCCAGTTTGGAGAAAGGACTCTCTGC GCAACAGCAGTGCCGCAGGAGAACAACTGA
- the CDO1 gene encoding cysteine dioxygenase type 1 isoform X1: MMEQPAMMEQPVQTETWKARSLEELVRILHRIFAEDKVSVEEVQALMESYESNPEEWLQYAKFDQYRYTRNLVDNGNGKFNLMILCWGEGHGSSIHDHTDSHCFMKILQGNLKETLFEWPEKKGNGEMIKKSERVLRENQCAYINDSIGLHRVENISHTESAVSLHLYSPPFDSCNTFDQRTGHKHKVKMTFYSQFGERTLCVKHTGNSSAAGEQLRSTSTHLCKTC, encoded by the exons ATGATGGAGCAGCCGGCGATGATGGAGCAGCCGGTGCAGACGGAGACGTGGAAAGCGCGGAGCCTGGAGGAGCTGGTCCGCATCCTCCATCGGATATTCGCCGAGGACAAAGTCAGCGTGGAGGAAGTGCAAGCGCTGATGGAGTCCTACGAGAGCAACCCCGAGGAGTGGCTGCAGTACGCCAAATTCGACCAGTACAG GTATACGAGAAATCTTGTGGACAATGGAAATGGAAAGTTCAACTTGATGATCTTGTGCTGGGGTGAAGGGCATGGCAG cAGCATCCATGATCACACTGATTCACACTGCTTTATGAAGATCCTCCAGGGAAATCTAAAGGAGACCCTGTTTGAATGGCCTGAGAAAAAAGGGAATGGTGAAATGATTAAGAAATCAGAACGAGTTTTGAGGGAAAATCAGTGTGCCTACATTAATG ACTCCATTGGCCTGCACCGTGTGGAGAACATAAGCCACACAGAGTCTGCTGTTAGCCTGCATTTGTACAGCCCGCCGTTCGACAGTTGTAACACCTTTGATCAGAGGACTGGACACAAGCACAAAGTCAAGATGACCTTCTACAGCCAGTTTGGAGAAAGGACTCTCTGC GTGAAACACACGG GCAACAGCAGTGCCGCAGGAGAACAACTGAGAAGCACCAGCACGCATTTGTGTAAGACCTGCTGA